DNA from Fundulus heteroclitus isolate FHET01 chromosome 17, MU-UCD_Fhet_4.1, whole genome shotgun sequence:
taaaacaaactaGTGACACAACCAGCATTTGTCAGGTTTAACAAAGTGTCGCAGCAAAACAGCAAACTAGTAACACAACCAGCAATTAACAGTGTTAAAGCTAAAACCTTACACAACAAACAATACCACCCAGCAGTGAGGCAAGCTGCTCTAAAACACAGCTGTCTTAAATAAGAAGGTCTCTCCATAGATTGGTTGGGCAAACAGGTCAGTGTCCAATCCAGATGAGGATGATTGCAACAGGAAGTGGCTGAAGGCAAACCAGGAAGAGACACATGAGGGCTGCAAGTTCCCACAGTGGCACCAGCTGGCATGAAGCTGCAACTACACCTACAAACACACACTaaggaagaaaaactaaacagagaaaggccactggccgtaacaGTAAAGAATTGAAATAAGGCTGAAATAGGTTTAGAATGTAAGGCGCTAGAACACCATGCTCCGTTGTTATCGACACACTGGTAGACAAAGTTCTTTCTTTAAATCAGGACTTTCTCTGAAAGTGATTATTATATAAAGGGTCATTTGCTAAActttaaaaaggtgaaaaatatcAGTTCCCGACCTCTTTAGAGAATACAAGAGTTAAGAGGTGATGAGGTCATCATGTACTTAGAGCTGAGTGGGATGAGAGACATGAAGAACGTGTAGTTAAATTTCTTTAACTAcacattaaatttaaattcttCTCCAATAAGATGAGTGAAAACTTTCTTCCCATCTTTGAAATGGCTAAAGTGAGCTGAAAGTGTTTATAAGCACACAAATTACACCTCCTGTTACGTGACAGCCTGTTCTCATCCCCGACCACGAAGGAGCCAGCAGTGACAGAGACACCTACAAAAGGATTTTGGTGGAGCAAGGATAAACAGACGGGCAGAAGGCTTTTGGTGGAGTAAAACCTCTATTTCTAATGAAACATGTTGTGCCTTTAAGAGATTCTTAATATCCAAGTCTGATAGAGCTGGTCAATTTATAGATATCTATaaccctttttttaattcaggcaTGTCTTGACAGTAAAAGAGACTATTTGGAGAGGGTTGGACCGTACAAAAGCTGCTTAAATAATGACACTATCGTGTTGGATGAGAACAATTTTATTCAATGGTTTACTATGTTTAACAGTAGCTCTCAGAGACTGAGTGGAGTTGTCTCAGATGATACACTTCTCTAGTCTTTTCATACATCTCTTGAATCGATGCGTGAATTCTGTCTGAAGAACTTAGTTCATACAAGAGCGTCTCTGTTATTGTCTTGACACGATGATCTTCAGCCTGTATGTTGTTCCATACTCAGCAGTCTCTGGATAGAGGGAATGAGTTGCGGTGTATCGAGTCAACCCATGAGACTGTAAAAACGTTGCTGGTAAAAATCTTCGTTTACCACCTCCAAGCATTGATGCTGTCGTGGACTTGGGTGGCTTACTTCACAACCGTAGCTTGTATCTTTCATAAATTTCTGACAGTGAACTAAAGCCACTTTCACCGTAGCAATCCACGCTCATTGCTGAGGAGGCAGAGGACGATTGCGAGTGGAAGACTGGTGAAAAGGGTGGTACGGACCAGATTATAAATTTCGGcacctgtataatctgactctATACCAGTATGCAGACATCATCCTGAAGAATTTAAAATCCATCTTTTAACGAGGAGAAGAATGAGTGAAGAATCAGTGTATCAGGAGCCTTCTTTCACTCTATTTATTGGGTAGAGGGTCTTAGAAGAGGGATGGTTCCAGAGGCTGGTCCTGAtatgtcaatgttttttttcacacagagaAAATCGACCCATCAACGTAAGCTTCTAAAGAGTTTGGAAATACTAACCCCTATTTCATCCTCTTCTATCGCAACTGATCCAATGACCGCTTCTCCAATTTGTGGTGGgtctttgattaaaaaaaaaaaatgttttatttaataccATTTTTTCAACCGTATTCAAGACGGAAACTCCTCCCATATGGTTAGGAATTGACAGAGTTAGGAGGTGTTCTCAAAATTGACGCTAGCATCTGGTCATCTTTAAGTCAGTCATAGGTCTCTCAAGTCATAAATACCCTGTCACAGGTCTTAAGTTACATGTCATAAATCTTAGGTCATAGGTTGCATGCCATAGGTCACGCATCTGGTAATCATAAATCATAGAGGTGACAATACCAAAAATGTCATAAAGAAGATTATGTGCGTCTTGTATAATTTAGTAATCTTACTATTAAGTATTCCTTTCATGAAATTTCaggttctgttgtatttctcAAACCGTGGAGCTCTTCAGCTTCCCCATTAACATGctgtcaaaacactcgtccaggtagctctcAAGGCTGGTCAAGGTGTCGTCGTCCAGTTTCTGTATTGTGAAATATGAAACAATTGTTAATATTTTAACTTCACGTTGTTTAATTTTGAATTATTGGCTTGTTTGTGGATCAGATTCGTATTATGTGTATACCGGCAtttttacttacgcacagcttTCACaagatctcagccgctcatcttCTCTCAGCGTGCTCTGTTCAAGGTCACAGATGTCCGAACGTCTTGTTTATATAACATCCAAGAGAAATTAAGATTGCAGGGGAGCCAGTTTGGATagcagcatttgttttgggcaggcagactcttgtttttctgtctgccttaaagtctcactggtACATCTCAATGGCGTTTCCAAAAAAGCCAAAattgtggtcattctgccagAATCCAGCTTATACTTTTCTCCGAGATCAGACCAATTCTGCTAGCAAGTTCAGAAACCACAGCTGGCCTGCAAGCGGACATATCCCTCACATAGTTCATGGGCTGAAACAGCTGCCGACGTTTTCATAGTTTCTCGATACTCCAGGTAACCGCCacctccaaaaagcagaaatcctgttatcataaatcaaATTTTGAACATCCTTgactgacaaaatggacagacacatgATCGTCCTCCCACCGTGTGTCCAGCTGCATATGCCCCGTCAGGCACATGGGCTCTCTTTCGCCCAGTCTTCTTGTTGAGAAAAATTTATCAATTTCGTtgagtccagctgaccagattCATAATTTATAGTTTGGAAGATGTGTAAAACGAGACTCCAAAAAAGATTGATAGAAGCAGTCAGGGAAACGGGGGAGGaaggagagaagagaaaagaaaagtgtcCACCTTTACcgagaagcaggaagaaaaaaaacttcaaaaccCTTGCCTGAGAGCATATTTTTAATATGATAATGAAGTGGATGTTTGACCTTTGAACTCAGTCAATTCTGTCAACTTTGTCAGGGAAATCACAGGTCATATACAAAATAAGGCCATCTACatacatgtaaaaaataaataaataacgtttaaccactagggggcgctgcTATGACAGAAATGGAGGTTTGAAGGTTTTCTTTATAAACTCTAGATCCAGATACATAATCTCTTTATCTGTATATTTCTTGAGTCATGCTAAGattgttttgaaagaaaaaaatagttatgCTAATTAGTTATGATATTGTGTAATATGCAAAACCTATTTTCGTTAACTCCTCCTTAGGGTAAAGGCCAATCAAACTGAAACTGTCCTGGTAGGACTTCTGACATAACCTGACCCTAGTCAGATGTATTCGGCTatgcgtcgaggactaaaggcctcctaacatggtttgcgctaaccgctccgccaccgGCAaaccccggaaaacaaaacttgccaaatgcggtcgggagaagggtgaaaacatggttttcaccaacaaaagccttcagagccgttctttgatgttcttttaatgaaacaatattaggtagattggacaacatggaagaaatagcagcatcaattttaacgcttgcttccttaatgcgagccgccattgtctgAATCAGAACAGTCTCACAtcatggtcgcttctccactacgtcacatctatgaaactccaggcctgcgtcctgattggctggacaataaaattggttgaagaaatcactctctatgggagaggtcccagatggatgtgagtgaagctaggcggagcgatgtCAATCTGGCTATAGGGTCAGGTTACTTCTGACATGGATGATCAAACAATGTGGACAgatcttcaaaaaaaattgcaaataatgtgaaaattaattatttaagccAGTAAAAGTTTTTTCCTTAGTCTAagatttagaaataattttcaTACTAGTGGTGCATAACTTTGGTTTGAGTGtatgtttgtctttttagcATGTTCCAACACAAAGGGGCACTCTAAGTTAGAGGAAGTTATACAACCAACGTGGGTAAATCAATTTTTATAAAACTTGGTGGATATCTTCAAAGTATCGCCCTGAGTATGATTGGCTAAAGTGGGCATGGCTTATGGGCAAACATGTACATGCGAACTTGCACTATCAAAAAAATCCCCATAAATCACTTGTGATACCTAGAAGGTTTAAACTTTTAGAAGGTATTCCCTGAGTAACCACGTTCTGGTTGAAAGTTGGATGTTAATTTTCAAATTTGAGTTTAACTCCTTATCCCCGCTCATACCAGTACCAGTATAACATAATGTTTAAGGCATTAAATTGTCTTGTGCAGCAGCATACATGCATTTTCTTGTGAAAACAATCACTTTCTACCAGTCATTAATGGATGCTGATTTATGAATAGGCAgtgattttatttcaaacatttaaagcaacTCCAGACTCAGAGTTCAATTCCCAACTGTTTATTAAATGTTACTTTAAACACagtaaaattattcatatttacAATGGAGCTTTTTGACAGTGTTacaccaaaaacaaataaaatatgactgctgctgctttcagaAGTATTCTCTCTTCCACACTGGTAGCTCCTGGAAATACACTTCATCTGGAGCCTCATCAGCTAGGATAGAGACAAGAACAAAAGCCTTAGTATGAAGCTGCCTATAAAAAGAACAATACTCATGGAAAAACACTACAAAGAACAATAAGGAGTCAAATTGTGAGTGATCACCTCCTTCTTTGGCCTGCTGAAGGAACTTGAGCAGCACCGTAGCTGCCTGATCAACACTAAGCTTCTCTGTGTTCTGACTGCGGgtatctggaaaaaaagcaaaacacaaatcACGCACATCACAGGTCCTTCTGCATGGCTCTGTTCTGATTCTAGCTCTGTGACAAAACGTGGAAATGCTGACTGTTTTTACACTGGGAACAGATATTGCTCAGAACAAACATTCATTTTTACTGAACTGAGAACTGAATAAACTTTGTTGTACCTAAGTGTAGCGTGTCATAGACATCTCCTTCTTTTCGGTCCTCAGAGATGAACCTACGACCCTCTGACAAAAAGTATTCCAAGTCAgtttcatttaattcaattcaattttatttatatacagccaattcacaacacatgtcatctcaaggtctttacaaagtcaaatttactcaaactcctcctgaaaaagcgtagagccacagtggacaatcGTCTGCATCGTCCATGGCTTTgcgcagcaatccctcatactaagcatgcatgaagcgacggtGGAGAGGTGGATGAGTTTCATCtcattttaaactaaaatctTTGTTCTGTAAATGCAGGCACAGCGTTTCTGATCAACCATGGCCATTCTGAACAAAATTTCCAGCTGTggcaataaaatcaaactattCTGTAACATATATGATCTCTTTTAGCAAGTATTTACACTCCTTACAAATGTTGACATTAGGTCACAAATATGACCGTAGACTTTAATGTACTTTATTTGGGTGTTATGTGACAGTGACTGTTGACCTGAAGTCTAATAATTTGGTCTCACCTCGGACTATAATACGTAAATTCTATAAAAAGAGTCTCAAGAAAAAACCTTTAGAAGTCTGATATGCCACAAGCCATGCAAACGTGGAAAAAAGTGCTTTTCAAAGATTAGATCAGATCAAACTCCAGACCTAAGTAAGTCCTATGATGTTTACAGATGCTCTTTATCCAGTGTTATGGAGCTTGAGCtccttacaaataaatatgggTAAAATGTTCAGTGTCTGGGTATTCAaatctggtagagacataatccAAAAGACCTGTCGCTGTAACTGCAACCAAATAAAACTGCACAAAGTATTTATTCTGGGGTTTGAAAACAATACCGTCAGATTTTCACttctaaaacaattttaaaactgAGCAtaatttcccttccacttcataTTAATATACAAACCTTGTTTTAGGGTGTCACTTGAAAtccctaaaaaaatatattcacatATATGATTGGAATGCAACACAATGTAAAAAGGTTTAAGTAGTGTAAACACTTTTGCAactgtaatatatattttattgattttaaagcaaataCATACGTGTGCCTTTTAAGTACAACATTGCCTGGGGGGTCCAGTTTCTTCGTTGAAATGAGCCCTAAAgataaagccaaaaaaaaaccttcagttttatttcatgctttcagtttttcacattttattcactgcagtttgtttttttaaagagttacTTTTGGCACACTCCATGAGTGTGAGATGAAGGATGCAAGCAGCAAAAGGGTGAGCAAGTGTATCAACGTGATGCCCCTCAAACCCTGTGGGATGAAAAGGCAAGACGGAAGAAGAGCTGCAGTCAAAATCCTACCAGGTGAATTCTCTAATATGTGTATAAAGAGtaagtagaaaataaaataaaaataaaaaaaatgtaaaaataaaaaaatgggcaAACACGAAAGGTGTCTGAACACATCAAACTAGAATGTATTGTATTGTAATGTATGGATTaaacatgcatgtgtgtgtttttcttaccTTCATGGTACCAGATGTCAAGTTGGCTTGGTGTCCAGCTCAGATGTTGACACAAAACATGATCAGGTAACTGCTACTGATTTTCTTTTCCCTCTATTTATACCCGCCTGCGAAGGCGCTGAGCTCCGCACTCCTTCATGATGCCAACAGCGATAGGTCACGTCGATATGATGAAATGGGAGTGGGTAGGAGAGGGAATGAACAGAAATGCAGATCAATTTCAATCATTACTAATAATGAACACTCCTTACTATGAAATCTGTTATCAATCGTACATGTTTTAGAATTAAAGTagcaaccacaagctcttgtaTGTCCTCCGAGTAGCTTTAAGTCATGTTGAAGCTAATGACTGTAGATGTGGAAATCTTGATGGTACTCAGATAAGCTAACTCCCCTCAGATGGACAACGCTCCTCATGCCATCTCTCAGGGCTAAACTTTCAGTTCACGCACACTCTTTTTGGTAGTTTCCATACGTCATACAACTACACCATTGAGGACCTAACAGCATTACTGGGTAGGGCAATTATTTCATATTCATGAAGCTCATCTGCCAAGGTTATGTTAAGGCCTATTCTGGCTAATTTAGGATTTCTTTGGCTTTGAAAAGCAGTAGTTACCCCTTGCAAACAGTTCTTTGTCTACCTTGCAGATACAAAAGTGTGCACACTATGCTTCTGTGCCGTTTACTGGCTCAAGAAGCAACTTGTCTTAAAGTTATGGTATTTCAAACTGTATTCATGTTATTCACTAAATGCTATCGGAGAAGCAACTGTGAACTTGGGGGCCATCTGTCAATTATCCATTCAGCCAGTGAACCATCTTCAGCTCTGGGCTGACCTTTAGGATGTGAGCAGTGGGACCCAATTATAAACATCACGGTATGCCATCCTCATGGAGTTCAACTTTAATAATCATGCTCTAAATGACCGTAAATACCAAAACCTTTCAACGTACAAATAAATCTGATGCCTGTCTGTTTAATCAACAGCACAGTGGTGAGTGCTTTGTACATGTAATGCTGTTTCTTAGAATTGTATTAATAAGagaatctgaaacattttggaGAATATATGTAATTGCTGACCAGCTCCAGGTTTATATAATTTAAACTGCTTCTCTATGATTCCAGTAAAGACACTTACAAAGCTTAGATATGACCACATTAAAATTTTATGAATACTTAAACCTTCAGACATAAGTTGAAATTTTTGAAATTGAACAACTGCCATGTGGGGGAAATATGTATCTCTTATATTCCCTCTATCACAGATTTCATTCGGCAGCATAGCTGGGCCTGTCATTAAAAAAGGGATGGTGAAGACcagagtggtctggagggtttatacgctgataacaagtctgtgatgtatttaggtgctaagccatttagggatttatagactaacagaaggattttaaagtttattctctgagatacagggagccagtgtaaggactttagaactggggtgatgttctctactttcttagtcttagtgaggacgcgggcagcagcgttctggatcagctgcagctgtctgatccactttttaggcagacctgtgaaaacaccgctgcagtaatcaattctactaaaaataaacgcatagattagtttttccagatcctgctgagacatcagtcctttaatcctagaaatgttcctcaggtgatagaaagccgaccttgtaactgtctttagatgcttttgaaggttcaggtctgagtccatcactacacccaggtttcaggcctgatcagtggtttttagctgaagcgactgaagctgtgtgctaacttctgatctctcctctattggtccaaagattattacttctgttttgtttttattcaactgaagaaaattttggcacatccacgtattgatttcttctaggcatttactcagtgcttgaactggttcatagtcacctggtgacatggtgatgtagagctgtgtgtcgtctgcatagttatggtagctgatgttgttttttatgatccgagctagagggagcatgtagatattgaagaggaggggacccaggatggacccttggggaaccccaaatgggatttttgtcgtctctgatgtaaagttacctactgatacaaaaaattccctgtcctttaagtaggatttaaaccagtggagagctgtaccagagaggccgacccagttctccaggcgttctaacagaatggagtgatcgacagtatcaaatgctgcactgaggtccaatagaaccagcacggtggttcttccacaatctgtatttatatggatgtcattaaacaccttgataagggcagtctctgtactgtggtgagcacggaagcctggctggaaaacgtcaaagcagctGGTCATTCTTAAGACGgagtttaattgttgaaatacagctttttcaataaccttAGTGATATTCAAGTAGGAATGTTATGAGAACTACTacatatttatgtaatttactGCAAGTTTAAGACCAAAACAATTTTATCAAACCTATGAATTACTGGACAGAACTATTTTCTTAACCATTCAATATTCAATCTGTATAGTCTGCAAGTTTATATGAAAGCAACTTCAGAGTAAGTCGATAAACGTCTCAGTTATCTATGGTTTATCTttcgctttttttttactcacacaGCTATGGCAAACAGATGGCAGGTGATGACTGTTCTTCTGGATTCTACCAATCAATGTTTTGCAGCAACCAGTATGtgtaggaaggtggatttttttatgtgcatgtctttttgtttcagctgtgtttGGTTGCATGGTTGTATGTATATTTCTTTGCATGCTTTTTGGAGACACCAAATCCTACCCCTTTCCTCTGGCCACTGACTGATTACACAGGTGTATCTCATCCAGAGTGATGAGGCAGGAAGAAAAGGGGCGGCCACACCcagtcagagaagcaggagagagggcAGAGACTGACAGAGCAGGCTGTGGAGGGCAGCCAGCGCCCGGCCAGCGGCTGACCGACGAGCGGTGATCGGAAGGAACCGGGAGAGGCATCTTGAGAGAAGCGCTGTCCAGCAATACTGCGACACGAAAGATATGCGGCAGATCCAGATCGAGTCCAAGCAGAAGTGAACCCCAGGACCGAGAGCAGCGAGACCGCAGTGGGGCAATGGTGAGACGCACCTGGGCCAAGAACTGCCGCTCAAGCTGCTATGCACAATGGCCGGACGGGGAGGAACCCATCCGAGCCAGGGACGAGGGCAGGATGGAGGAGAGGCTCAGGGGAGACGCTGGCCCCCTCGGCTCAACCGCTGGGTCAATAACTTGGGGGGTGGACTGCAGAAGGACGCTGAGCATAAGTAGCTGACCCACTCTACTTACAGGATTGCAGGACTGTTGCTGCtggactttttattattttttttagggtgttttcatttttaagtaaagctttagtaaaaacaataaaaggctttaCTTTTATTGTAATAAAGTGTTTAGAATTTTTAATCTTGTTGGTTTTTAAATGCACTGCTCACCCCTGTGATATCAAACCCgttttattcttagtttaatTTGTTTGGACTCATTAGTTTTGTTATTGATGATAATCTTAAGTTTACCACTTGGGTCCCACATATACAGTAACCCTCTGGTCCTCAGAACAACTGTCATTATTGCAGTTGTAATCAAGTAGTTACACTGAACCACAGAAAGGCTTCATTTTTgtatagtgtcctgtctggcaatgtggcaataagaattgttgtcttaatgccaaaaacagcccaacagattttactttctcaAGAGGAGCCGTaccgctttcgccatagtgctccgcttgatttatacatgtaaatagcttttttttataatttatgcttggaatatttcatgttatatggactagaataagaaagtagaagagtgaaagaaaggaaagaaggagaaaaggtgaaagggAGACACATCCTGGCCTGGAAgagttggctgaagcaggtatatgtagacaggtgCAAAGCTGACTAactactggcagcaggtggagttgatgtggACTAATTgttgactgagctgattggatagtggctggtggctaagaggtgacaggctgatggggaaaaagtccagaaatgtccaaagccaaacaaacaaaaacctaaatcatgacactaaTCAAACACATATGGTAAAATACCAAAAATGAACtaagtgtttatattttttcgcgagggttgctggtgcctatctccagcgttcaccgggcgagaggcgagatacaccctggacaggtcaccagtctgtcgcagggcaacacagagacaaacaggacaaacaaccattcacgcacacactcacacctaaggacaatttagagaggccaattaacctaacagtcatgtttttggtctgtgggaggaagccggagtacccagagagaacccatgcatgcacaggaagaacatgcaaactccatgcagaaagacccaggccAAGGGTAGGACTCACGTTGGTAGAGGACCGATGTGTTGATGATCCTGCTTACTGTTGTTCGCCAAACCTTTTTGCAAGAAGGCTGGCTGGCCCAAGGATATACGTCAAAAAAGGAACAGCTCATCAATAGGAGGGagtttctttaaaagaaaacacacaaagacaatacacagaaattaaaatgcaactcttacaaaaaaatatcttaaaagcTCTGTTTACAAATGCTTCTAAAAATCATGTTTAAAGGGGTAATTTATagtataaaaaataacttaaatgtgGTTTCTCCTGATTTTGCCAACTTATAATGTAACTTATAATGTATGTAGTTCCTAGTTACCACACTAGAAGGGAGCATAATCACAAAGCTTCACGCGCCACCAGCTCTGAAATGGGAACTGACTAAATACCAAAACACAAGAATGGTAAAAATGCTGAAGCTGCAAAGACACATCTGGGTATAGATATCCTCCTTCTGCGCATCAATTACTGCTTTTCTGATTGCACACACTGCAAGGATTACTCCAGatctgattctgatctgatCTATAAAATAATCATCACACCGAGGATGTGTGAAATCTGTCAGAGCCAGCTATGGAGGCCTTGGCATTGATGACCCGAATCATCTTGGCCTCCATAGAAGGTTCCACAAGCTTCCAGAAATGTTGGAATTGTTAGTACAATGTAAATCTgagacgatacaaaacaacataaaacacaacattaGTTGATATAGCATTCTGTTTAAAACCCTGCTGGTAAGCTGAATGACGAGGACTGTGTTGAAATAATGGATTTTTCCCTAACACCAAATCCAA
Protein-coding regions in this window:
- the LOC105916857 gene encoding spexin prohormone 1 isoform X1; the encoded protein is MKGLRGITLIHLLTLLLLASFISHSWSVPKGSFQRRNWTPQAMLYLKGTRISSDTLKQEGRRFISEDRKEGDVYDTLHLDTRSQNTEKLSVDQAATVLLKFLQQAKEGADEAPDEVYFQELPVWKREYF
- the LOC105916857 gene encoding spexin prohormone 1 isoform X3; this encodes MKGLRGITLIHLLTLLLLASFISHSWSVPKGSFQRRNWTPQAMLYLKGTRISSDTLKQDTRSQNTEKLSVDQAATVLLKFLQQAKEGADEAPDEVYFQELPVWKREYF
- the LOC105916857 gene encoding spexin prohormone 1 isoform X2; this encodes MKGLRGITLIHLLTLLLLASFISHSWSVPKGSFQRRNWTPQAMLYLKGTQGRRFISEDRKEGDVYDTLHLDTRSQNTEKLSVDQAATVLLKFLQQAKEGADEAPDEVYFQELPVWKREYF